GGTCCACGGGAGAGCCGCGATGAAGCTCGCCATTGTGATCGTGATCCTGCTTGCCACGCTGACCGGCGCGGTGGGATATGGCCGGCGCACCCGCAAGGGACACACGTTAACGGACTGGGCAGTGGGCGGCCGCAGTCTGGGCGCGGTGATCTTCTGGTTCATGAACGCAGGGGAGGTCTACACGACTTTCGCTGTGCTCGGCATTTCCGGCTACGCGTGGGCGCTAGGGGCGCCGGCTTACCTGGCATTCTGTTCGGTGTCGCTGAGCTATGCGATCGGCTACTGGCTGATGCCGAAGATCTGGCGAGCGGGGCGTACCCGTCAGCTCGTCACGCAGGCCGATTTTTTCGCGGCCCGCTACGACGCCACCTGGCTGGGTGTCGTGACCGGCGTGATCGGCATTGCCTCGTTGATTGTCTATGTGCAGATTCAACTGGTGAGCCTGGGATTGATCGTTCAGTTGACGCTCGACGATCTGATCTCCACCCAGGCGGCCACCTTGATTGCCGGCTTGCTGATGATCACCTTCGTCTTCGTCGCCGGGGTGCGTTCCGCGGCGTTTGCGGCGGGCGTCAAGGACGTGCTGATGATCGTGGTGGTCGTGTTGTTGAGTGCGACGGTGGCGGGCAAAGTGGGCGCGGCGTCCATGCTGGATATCTTCCACATGGCCGAGGTGCAGCATCCGGGCATCGGCAAATTCCCGGGGCTGGATCCGACGTCGCCGACGACAGCCATCTGGTTAATGACCTCGTCGATCAACATCGCGCTCGGCAACTGGGTGTTCCCGCATCTGTTCCAGATGTCGTACACGGCGCAAAGCGCGACCGCGATTCGACGCAATGCCATCTGGCAGCCGCTCTATTCGCTGGCGTACTTCTTCATCATTCTGCTTGGCTTCGCGGCACTGCTTGCCGGTACCCATCCGCCGGGCAACAACCTGAACGCCGCGCTGCTGCAATTCATCTCCGAGCGTTATGCCGCACCCATCGTCGGTCTCGTGGCAGGGACGGGATTCCTGTTGGCGCTCGCGCCCGGCGCGTTGCTGTTGCTGACCGCGGGTTCGATCTTTAGCCGCAATGTCGTCGCACCGTTCATGCCCAATCTCAAGGACAGCACCTCCTTGCTGATCTCGCGCGGTTCGCTGACCGTGTTTGCCGCGATTGCCGTCTGGCTGTCGATCAGTCAGAAAGGCTCGCTCGTGAAGATTCTGCTCGACGCGTATTCGGCAATCGGCATGCTGGCGCCCGCTGTCTTCCTCGGATTTCTCTGGAAGCGGACCACCGCGGTGGGTGTGCTGGCGGGTCTCGCGGCCGGCTTCGTTGCGCTGCTGGCGCCGTTTGCCGCGCACTACTGGGCTGCGGTGGCCCCTCAATGCGAGCCGGGACTGATCGCCATGGCGATCAACGCCGCGACGGTCGTACTCGTCAGCCTGGCCACGCCATTGCCGACGCGGCATGCGGTATCGCTCGGCGTCGCGTCTGAGTCTATTGCCGGCAAGCAATCGGCGGCCTGAACAAACTTCATTCGAATAGCCGTGCCCCTTACCTGGAGATCCTGATGAAAAAGAGCAGTATCTGTATGGCTGTGCTACTCGCGCTGCCGGCGCTGGCCGAGGCCCAAAGCAGCGTGACGCTGTATGGCCTTGTCGATGCGGGTATCACGGTCGTCAACAATACCGGCAAAGGTCATGTGGTCGAATCGGACACTTGCGGACCGCCGAGTTGCAACCTGTGGGGGCTGAAGGGCAAAGAAGACCTCGGTGGCGGTACGTCGGCGATCTTCACGCTCGAGAACGGTTTCAACATCCAGAACGGTAAGCTCGGGCAGGGCGGCACGGAGTTCGGGCGGCAGGCCTTCGTGGGGCTGAGCAACGATCAGTGGGGCACGGTCACGCTGGGACGTCAGTACGATCCGCCTTCGTTGACGGTGGGCTATTTCCCGTCGAGCAATAACTTCGCCACCGGCTACGGCTCGCACTTCGGCGACCTCGACAACCTGAACCAGTCGATCCGCTTCAACAACGCGGTCAAGTACGTCAGCCCGACCTGGGGCGGCTTGCATGTGGAGGGGATGTTCAGCTTCGGCGGTGTGGCAGGCGACTTCTCGACCAATCGCGTCTGGTCCCTGGCTGCGGCGTACACGCGGGGACCTTTCTCGGTGGCGGCGGGCTACCTGGACATCCAGAATCCCGCTACCAATTCGGGTGGGACCGGCGGTGTGTACGCGTCGAATGGCAACTATGTCGGGTCATTGAACGACTATGTCGGACTGCAGGACGCCAATGCCATGAAGGTGTTCACGGTGGGCGGTTCGTACACGCTTGGGCCGGCGACTTTCGCACTGAACTACTCGCATACGGACCTTGAAAACAGCCAGTATTTTGTCGTCAACGGCTTTGCCGGCGCCGGTGGCGGCAATGACTTCAAGATGGACGCCTACGAAGCCAGTGCGACCTACAAGGTCACCCCCGAACTACTTCTGGGTGCGGCCTACATCTATAACGCAGGCAAAGCCGACTATCAGAATCTGAAGCCGGACTTCCAGCAGGTAAACCTGGGCGTGAACTATGCGCTCTCCAAGCGCACCAGCCTGTATGCGCTTGCGATCTTCCAGAAGGCGGGCGGCGATGGCATCGCACCTGTGTTCGACGCGGATGGCGCAGTAGTGGGGCGCACGGCGATTGCCGAAATTCCGGGGGCCGGTTATGACTCCAGCACATCGAAGCAATTGCTGATGTCGGTGGGGGTGTATCACGCGTTCTGAGCGGCGCAGCAGGCCGTCGTCGGTTGTGACGGCGGCCGGCAGATATGCGGCCACTTCGTGCTAGTTGTGTGTTTTGCCGATTCGCCACCGCTTGCAATGACGCTCGTGCCCAGTAAAAATGCCGAGGTGGCTGCGGCGACCACAGTACCTGAGCCCGTATGTTCGAATGCCGCGAGACGTGACAGAAGACGAAACAGGAGACTGCTGTGAAACTCGCGGCCATGATCGCCACCGTGCTTACCCTCTTCGCTGCGCCGGCCTTTGCCGCCAATGTAGGTTTCGAGGAAGTCAGGATAACGAATGGGGACGAACCGCCGCTAACGGTAGGGATCTGGTATCCGACCGATGCGCCCGCGACCCAGCACCCCCTCGGCTATTTCACCCAGACGGTGGCGCCCGGCGCTCCGATTGCGGGCCGTGACCTGCCGCTGGTGGTGATGTCGCACGGTGGCGGAGGTTGGTACGACGGTCATTACGACACGGCGCTCGCCCTCGCGCACGCGGGCTTCGTGGCCGCCGCGGTCAGCCATGCGGGCGATACGTTCGACGACCAAAGCAAGGTCTTGCAACTGTGGCGCCGTCCCGCCCAGCTTCGCCGGCTGGTGGACTATATGCTCGGCGAGTGGCCCTCGCACGAACGGCTGGACGCGGGCCGTGTCGGCGCGTTTGGATTTTCCAACGGTGGCTTCACCGTGCTGGTGGCGGCCGGTGGTGTTCCGGATCTTGCGGCGATCGCGCCGTATTGCGAAGCGCACCCCGATCACAACCTGTGCCAGGTCCTAACGCATGCCGGCGTCGATCTTCATTTGGGCCAGGGCATTCCCGCCGATGCCTGGGTGCACGACGCCCGCATCAAAGCCGTGGTCGTCGCCGCGCCGGCATTCGGCTTTAGCTTCGGCCGCGCGGGCTTAAGCGGCGTGCGTGTGCCGGTGCAGCTCTGGCGGGCGGCGCAGGATCATCGCCAGCCTGATCCCTACTATGACGAAGCGGTGCGCGCAGACCTGCCCCGAGCGCCGGACTATCACGTGGTCGAAAACGCGGGCCACTTCGATTTCCTGCCACCCTGCAGTGCACGCATGTCCCAGACGATGCCGGAAGTTTGCGCCAGCTTGCCGGGCTTCGACCGCGCGGCGTTTCATGAACGATTCAATGCGGACGTGGTGCGTTTTTTTCAGGCGAGGCTAGATTCATCGCGACCTGCCAAAGCTGACACGCCGTAAGCGCATTCACTCCCCGCACTGCACGTCTTTCTTTTGCACGACGATGATCGCCGGGTAAGTCCCCCGGTCGAGTTCGACACGGGTGACGACGGCCATTGTTACGCTGTCGCTGTCGTCGTACACGCTGATTTCTTCATGCCGAAGGTTGGTGACCCCAGTGCAGCCAGTCGCGCGACCGTCGTCCGAAACATCGCATTGGATCGCGTGGTCTGCAAGGAAGCGAAACCTGTCTCTGTCGGGCGTAGCAAGATAGTCGTGCATGCTCTGCGCCGCTCCACCCACGCCGGTGACATACCCCATGGTGCACGACTGTTTAGGGGCGGCGGCGTTGCTGGGTGTCTGGGCGATGGCTGCGGTGCTTGCGGCCGCGATGACCGCCGCGAGTGTCGATGCAAGGAGGTATTTCATGGGCAAACCACGGTTGACGGAACGTAGTGCTGGATTGTAGTGGCATTTTGCCCAAGGGGTCGGGGAGCGGGACGAAATCAATCTCGACCCGCGCCCCAACGACATGCCACCCGCGTCATGCGACTTCGCCAGCTTGCACAGCTCAAGCCGCGTCCATCATCCGAAATTCCGCGTCGATCGCTTCGCCGTGATCGCGCCAGCGATGGAACTGCTCGCGCTTCTGGCGCCCCGAGGCCACGCTCTGCTCGACGGCGTCCACGTTGCCGCGCAACTCGACGAGTTCCGGGAAGAACTGATCTTCGAACCGAGGCCCGTCGATCAGTTCGAGCAATTCCGCGCGCTGCTTCGTAAAGTTGTCGACCATCTTCGCGATCACCTCGCGGAACGCCCGCTCGCGGTTGGCCTGCTCCCACGAGTCCCAGATTTCAAGCGCGAGCCCAAGCACCGATAGCATGCCGTTGAGCCCCTTGGCAAGATTGACCGCGCCCCACGGCTTGAACTTCAGCAACTTGCCGAGATCGAGCCCGACCACCTTCGCAACACCGAGAACGCCATCGCGCGCGGCCAGTATCGACGTGTTGTTGATCATGCCGCTCTTGACCACGTAATCGATGCCCTGTTTGCCGTACACGCGCACGGTGGCGTTGAAGTGGTTGACCTCCGCGTCGAAACCAACGGCCATCTTGCCGACCTCGAACTTCACCGAGCGCAGTTGCTGGTCGAACGCGTTCTGCAGGTT
Above is a genomic segment from Paraburkholderia phenazinium containing:
- a CDS encoding sodium:solute symporter family protein; protein product: MKLAIVIVILLATLTGAVGYGRRTRKGHTLTDWAVGGRSLGAVIFWFMNAGEVYTTFAVLGISGYAWALGAPAYLAFCSVSLSYAIGYWLMPKIWRAGRTRQLVTQADFFAARYDATWLGVVTGVIGIASLIVYVQIQLVSLGLIVQLTLDDLISTQAATLIAGLLMITFVFVAGVRSAAFAAGVKDVLMIVVVVLLSATVAGKVGAASMLDIFHMAEVQHPGIGKFPGLDPTSPTTAIWLMTSSINIALGNWVFPHLFQMSYTAQSATAIRRNAIWQPLYSLAYFFIILLGFAALLAGTHPPGNNLNAALLQFISERYAAPIVGLVAGTGFLLALAPGALLLLTAGSIFSRNVVAPFMPNLKDSTSLLISRGSLTVFAAIAVWLSISQKGSLVKILLDAYSAIGMLAPAVFLGFLWKRTTAVGVLAGLAAGFVALLAPFAAHYWAAVAPQCEPGLIAMAINAATVVLVSLATPLPTRHAVSLGVASESIAGKQSAA
- a CDS encoding porin, translated to MKKSSICMAVLLALPALAEAQSSVTLYGLVDAGITVVNNTGKGHVVESDTCGPPSCNLWGLKGKEDLGGGTSAIFTLENGFNIQNGKLGQGGTEFGRQAFVGLSNDQWGTVTLGRQYDPPSLTVGYFPSSNNFATGYGSHFGDLDNLNQSIRFNNAVKYVSPTWGGLHVEGMFSFGGVAGDFSTNRVWSLAAAYTRGPFSVAAGYLDIQNPATNSGGTGGVYASNGNYVGSLNDYVGLQDANAMKVFTVGGSYTLGPATFALNYSHTDLENSQYFVVNGFAGAGGGNDFKMDAYEASATYKVTPELLLGAAYIYNAGKADYQNLKPDFQQVNLGVNYALSKRTSLYALAIFQKAGGDGIAPVFDADGAVVGRTAIAEIPGAGYDSSTSKQLLMSVGVYHAF
- a CDS encoding alpha/beta hydrolase family protein, whose amino-acid sequence is MKLAAMIATVLTLFAAPAFAANVGFEEVRITNGDEPPLTVGIWYPTDAPATQHPLGYFTQTVAPGAPIAGRDLPLVVMSHGGGGWYDGHYDTALALAHAGFVAAAVSHAGDTFDDQSKVLQLWRRPAQLRRLVDYMLGEWPSHERLDAGRVGAFGFSNGGFTVLVAAGGVPDLAAIAPYCEAHPDHNLCQVLTHAGVDLHLGQGIPADAWVHDARIKAVVVAAPAFGFSFGRAGLSGVRVPVQLWRAAQDHRQPDPYYDEAVRADLPRAPDYHVVENAGHFDFLPPCSARMSQTMPEVCASLPGFDRAAFHERFNADVVRFFQARLDSSRPAKADTP